In Globicephala melas chromosome 20, mGloMel1.2, whole genome shotgun sequence, the genomic window ccgtgagccatggccgctgagcctgcgcgtccggagcctgtgctccgcaacgggagaggccacaacagtgagaggcacgcgtacaaACAACAGTgtctttcaccttttttttttaaccataaccCATAGTTAGAGGTGTTTCATCGTGATTCATTCAGCACGCGCATACATTTATGTGGAAATAAAGTTTCACAAAGATACTGACCTTTTCTACTACTCATATTTTCTCTAGATTTCGTCTTtatttctctccccacctcctttttttgtttttctgtttggtttATTTTAATGCTGGTCGTGAGCCACTAAATTGATTTTATTATCTACTCAAGGGTCACAACAACTCAAAGTTTTAAAAGTTGCTTCAAATCATCTTGTGAGCCTCCCCTCAACCTCGCCCTGGGCCCGCCTCATGCTCTGGGAAATACTGGTTTAACTTCTGGCCCACTGGTGTAGATAGATGCGTGTGGAAACTGGGCCTTTCACTGGGCTGCAAAAAAAGCTCTTCCCTCTGCCGTTCCCAGCTGGGAGGGGGACTGAAGGTACCGGCTTCAAGGTCTCATGGAGGTGGGAAGACGAGCATCCACCTGGGAGGTAACAGCAGGGACCCTAGCCAAGCCCAGCAAAGCCCCGCCCTGTGCCGAGCCAGACGCGTCATCAGGCCGAACCCAAAAGGCCCAAAGCAACTGCAGTCGGTCCAATCAGCTTCAACAGCTGTGTGCACTCTTGTGGTTCCAGGGTCTCCGGTCTTTTTGCCCCCATATCCATAAGTCCATGAGTGACACTGTTCACATCCCAGCTGTATCCTTCCTAGTGATATGATTTGAGGACGACACTTAacttctcagggcctcagtttccccgacTGGATAATAGCCACTTCACGGGGAGGTGGGAGGATCCATGAGCTCATCACACAACCAGCAGGAACGGTGTCTGGCTCGTCAGAAGAGCTCAGTAAACGTTAGGAATGGTCACTGTTGCTGTCTGTATTATCATGGTTCGCTCCAAGCAGCAGAGTGGGTCATCCGGGAAGAGAGGCCTGAACTGGAACTCTAAAGAGCTGGGTTCAGATCCCGACTCTGCCCACAGCTTCACCCTTCCGTGCCATCTCCTCGGTGGAAAGTCAGCCCCCGACCTCCGCTCGCTCCCCCTCCCGGTGGGCTTGTTCTTGTTGGGAGGTGGTGCCTTGTACCCCAAGCACTTTCTACCAGTCCCTGCCGGCTCCTGGGCCTGCGTGCTCCAAAGACAAGCACTGTAATCTCAGCACGGGGCCCATCCTGTGGTGCTGGCCTGACGCTGGGCCTCCTGTCAGAAACCGAAAGCCAGGGCGAAACGGAGACGCCGGTCCTGGATCCCGTCGGCGGGCTCCCCTCGGTTTGGAGCGGGCAGCTTGCAAGGGAAGCCGAGGGCTTCGTGGGGTGGCGAGTGGCTCTGGCCCGATAAGTGGGCACCCTGGCTGCCCAGGATGGGCCGGGGCGGGGCTCGGTGTCAGGGGAGTGGACGCCGTGATGAGGATATGCACGCAGAGGTGCTTTGTTGATAGTCAAGGACTGAAAATCTGAGTTCCTGGGGAGGCCGTGGACCTGAGTTCACCTCCTTGAGCTATCAGGTGGCGTCTGATGCCCTTCTCCATACCTGCAGCGCAGGGAGAGCTCCTCCTACCCTCCCAGGGCTGCAGACGGAGAATGCCAGGTGTGTGCCCAGGTACCACCACTGACAGCAGTGGCCTGAGTACTCAGTCCCCCAGGAAACGTGGGCACCGTTAGAACCCTAAACCTCAGCCTTGGACGAGAACTGAAATCCCACCCTCCAAACACCCCCCTCAGAGGCACCAGCCACCTGGTGAAGGCCCTGCCTCGGCCATGCTCCCCTCCAGGTTCAGGGAAGGGGCCCTGATTTCCTCCAAGCACCGTTCCGATCCCTCTGCGGGTGGCCCTGGCCAGGAGGAAGTTTTCCCTCACGTTTCTTACGCGGTTTTGCCTCTTGGTACTTTCTACCTATTGGCCTCACAAGGCTATTCTCAGTCTAATTGCTTTTCCCCCCACAAAAGAGCCCTTCACGTGTTGGAAGAGAATCTTAATATCTGTGTCTTTCCCTGAAACTAACCATGTCTGGTTCCTTCGCTGTGCCCCCAGTGGGTACCTGGGGGCCCTCCTCTGAGCGGGTTCTGGTTTCTCTCTAGGATTGCTGGCACGTCCCAAGTGTTGTCCAACTTGGGCTGGCCCCCCTTCTTCATTCTAGAGGCTGCACTGACCCTCCCACTAATGAcatccctgcccctgcccagggtGGCAGTCAGGACGGGCGCTAAGGCCTGACCCTGGTATCACCCTCTACCCCGCAGACAGGAAGCTATGGGCAAGGTGCTGGCTTCCCCAGAAACCAGGGGACTGAGCCCCTAACCATctggtccccaccccaccccaaccagcCGTGACAGTAATGATAAGATTTCTAGAAGCTGTGGACACAACTCCTGAGACAGGATGTGAGTAAAGGAAAATGATGATGAACACTgacttttataaaaacatttcagtCTCAAAATATTAGAGGCCCCAACTgccttttaaatgaaaacaaaactgctTTTGTGAAAACACAAACTTGTTTTAAATAGTTCAACCAGCATGGAATCATCATCCAAAGAAGAAAGTACAGGTCATTTCAAATGTCGCTGCACAGCAAGAACCAGAGCTATCGTTTGCCTACTACCAATTTTAGGTGAATTAGCCCCACCTTGTTTGGGGTTAAAAAAGGGTCAGAGGATTTTCTCCTACTACTATCCTATTGTGATCTTCGTCACTCCAGGGCTAGCCTGTCAGGCAGGCAGGTGGAGGAGGTGCCTGAggggttatttttatttgtctaagCCTTCTCTAAATGCAGCCTGGGATGCCAGGGCTCGGACTACAGCCTCCTATCTGGTTTTAGAGACACATGGGCACTACAAATAGCCTGGAAGCTCCCTCAGCTGGGCTGTAACCTGAGAGTAGGACACATTCCCCGCAGGGCAAGCGGGCTCCTCAGCTACACTGGCCGGCCTGGGCCTACACCGCACCCTCCATCTCGGCGGAGAACCACCCGCCACAGGAGCTGGTCCTCCCGCTCTCCAAGCCCCGAACGCCTGTCGGACGAGGGGAGCTCACTGTGTTGTCGACACCGCATCACTCACACAGATTAGGCCCCGGGGAATCTTGGGGGAGGTAAATTATCAGGGGGAGGGGCATCACAAACCCCTCTTACTCCCCAGGTTCTAGATGCGTCTCTGTGCTTTGAAGGCCCCTTGCTCGCCGAAGGGTCTGGAAGCTTCTCCTTCCTGATGTGCAGGGGCCCTGTCCACGGCTGCTTTTCCTTTCCAAAGGCCATGTCTTCATCAGAGCCCAGGCTCCCGTCACCCTACACCGCCCACCGCAAACTGCCTTTCTGCTGCCTGCGTGGCCCTTGACGGCTTTCCCCCAGCCCCGTGTGTCTGCTTGGCTTTTGCTGGCAAAACTAAGGAGTAGGCTGTTAAGACACTGGTAGCCAGTATCCTCGAGTAGGTGTCCCTGTGCCTTCTTTCCAGCTGTTCTAACCAGCTTATTGTCCAAGAAACTAGGCGAGCCCAGCTGCCATCCTCCCAGGAGGCCTCGGGCAGGCAGGCCCACCCTCCCAGCCCTGTCCCCCATGTACCTGTGAGCTGAGTTCCCGGATGACTCAGGAGGGGAGGCACCTTCCTCCCCCTCAGGCCGGCTGTGGgcgcccctccctgccctctctcGAGTCAGCAGATAAGCCAGAACTCATCTCAGGGGCCCAAagcccatcctcccctcccctcccctcccctcccctcccctccccagctagCCGGAGCCGGCTCAGGCGGCAGGAAGGCGGGGCCCCGTTTTTACCACGTCCTTTGctctgggtgggagggaggtacaGCCTGAAGCAGGCTCCCACGCCCCAACCCCAATGTGGGAGTAGAAGAAACATCTGGTCGGAGCCTGGAGGCTCTCTGAGCTCACACCTCGTGCTGGGAAAGCACAGCCACGGAGCTCTGGCTCCGGCCGCCAAGGCAGGTTACGTTCCCTGCGAGCTGGGGTGCAGGGCCACCATCCTGGGGCCCGGGCACCCCTCTCCCTGCCACAGCCCAGCTTGGTCCAGGGCTGAGGGTGACCGAGGCGGCCGGGGCTTGAGCGGGCACCGCCAGGCCCACTGGACTCGATGGAGAAAAACTGTCAGACAAGCGTGGCCTCACCCAgcggtggcgggggtggggggggtcttgGGTGCCCACATCGGAGCCCGGGCCCTGTACACTCTGACCATCTGCTTTTCCACAGTCACCCTTTCTGGGCTTCCAGGCAGCTGGGGACGCGCCCCCTCCTCAGCATCGAGCCGTTACACTTGGCGCTACTTCAGCACCGTCTGGATTCGGTTGTGTAACGCGCTCTGCCCAAAGCTGTTTCCGCAATTAGGACGACAGCTAATCCTAAACAGCCGGGGAAGAGACGGCTCCCAAAGCATACAAGGAGTTCTTACGACCCCACGGGGGCGAGAGGCCACGCAGGTCACCCGAGACAACACAGCAGGGGCCACGCCGGCACGCCAGCAAGTCAGGGTCTCCGTTCTGCCCCTAGAGCGAGACCCGCAGCCCCGGGCACGGGGCTGTAACCTGTGAGCTCCAACTCCTTCCCCGGCCGGGCTTGGGGCCAGGTGTGGGGCGGAACAGActcggggtgggaggggtgggcaggccaGGCTTCAGGGAGGGCTCTTCCAGCTCCACCAGCACGTGAGAGCACCTCCCGGACGTGGGCACCGGGGTCGCGGACAAGACACGAGGGGGGTCAGGCACACACGGGTGGCCAGAGGCTCACTCCACCAGGCACAAAGGTGGGCGGCCAGGAGAGAATGAAAAATGTTCCCTCCAGGAAACTCAGCTCTGGGGAGGTCCTCCTGCCCTCTGACCTTCCTCCCCCTAACTCCACAAAGCCCAGCAACAGGCAGCCCTCAACACCCTCATCTCTGCCCCGTGCCTGCCCTGGACCGGGGGCACGGACTCGACGGACCGCAGCAATAgctcccctgccctctgccttccGTGTCCAGCCCACGTGAGGCCCTGGCAtgagggcaggaggtgggggagggcagagggtttACTCCCTCAGCTCCCTTCCTGCCGGGTCACTGTGAGCTGGTCGCACCCGCTGCCCCAAAGTACAGCTCCTATCAGCCAGCCCTCTCCGCACAGCTGTTCTCCCCAGCCCGAGGGTACCCCACGGCGCCTGGCTCATCGCTCACTCCTGCCCACACGTTTGCAAGGAAGCCCTTTGTTAAACCCTCCTGCCTACTCGGTTTGAAGGCACCTTCaccagagcactctttgacactCCCCTGAGGCACGGGGGGTAGCCCTCAGCCTATGACCAAATGCCAAGCTCCCCGAGCACCTCCTGAACCCAGAATCACCCCTCACCCAATCTTCTCCCTATGAGCAGGTCTTAAGAAGGTAGGCAATTTCCTATCAAAAGCTTTTACGGCATTTAGGTAAGCAAAGTGTACCTACTGGAGAAGTCTGAAATGTCCCCCAGGCAGATATTCAGTTTCCTGCTGCTCAGCTGCTGGGCTCTCCCAAGCAACCGTCTCTCTCACCAGCCTGGAGAGGACAGGCTCAGTGCTCCGGCGGACCCTGTCCCACTGCCCCTTGCACCTTGTCTGTGGCTGGCCTGGTAGACCGCACACCAGAGGCCGGGTACCAGCCAAGAGGGCGGGTGCACGAGAAGAGGAGAGAGCCTGGCTCTACTACTGAGTGCCGGGGGGCCCGGGGAAAATCCCCCCTTCCCGGCCATAGTCTCTCCATCTGTACGGGAGGCGACAGACTGGGTGGCCTCAAGGCTCTCAGGTCTGCGGACAGCTGCCCCCGTCCTGCCGGCCCCTGTGCTGGACGCGGGGCAGAACTCGGGCTTGGGGACTGGGAGGGGCTGGCAGCCAGGGGACCCGCCATACTTACTCGGCCATGGTGAAGGCCAGCTCGAAGTTCTGCCGCCGCTGCGCGGGGCTCAGGGCATTGTAGTCGAAGGCATCGGGGAAGAAGGAGTGCACCAGGGCGCAGAAGGCCATCCCGTCGCTCCAGCTGGAGGAGAAGTTCTGCAGGTCCACGTGCTGCGAGGCCAACGCAGGGAGGTAAGGGGGAGCACAGCGCCGGCCTCAGCTCCTCCACCTGATTCGACCCCACAAGCAggtcctcccagcccctccccaggcccaccaTCCCCCCAGCTCAGCAACAAGCCGTGCCTGCTGGACTCCACCTGCAGCGGCTGGGGACCGATCGGGAGGGTACAGATTCTCCAGCTCCTACCCCTCCGCCCCAGACTGGGGCTCCCGTCCCGGCCAGGGGAACACGAGCGGGGGGATGGCGCCCACTCCCGCCTCTGCCGGGGTCCCGGCGGCCGGGCCGGGCTCACCTGGTAGCCGAGCGTCTTGTTGCGGCACCACTCGAGCAGGATCTGCTTGATGCTGCTGGCGCTGGCCACGCCGAAGCTCTGCGAGCGCTTCAGCTTCGCCCGGGTCTCGCCCTTCCCCCTGCAGAGAGAGGCCAGGCCTGCTGGGGGGCTGGGGTCTCGCCCTTCCCCCTGCAGAGAGAGGGCAGGcctgctggggggctgggggctgcccttCCCCCTGCAGAGAGAGGGCACGcctgctggggggctgggggctgcccttCCCCCTGCAGAGAGAGGGCAGGCCTGCTGGGGGGCTGGGGTCTCGCCCTTCCCCCTGCAGAGAGAGGCCAGGCctgctggggggctgggaggctgCCCTTCCCCCTGCAGAGAGAGGGCAGGCCTGCTGGGGGGCTGGGGTCTCACCCTTCCCCCTGCAGAGAGAGGGCAGGCCTGCTGGGGGGCTGGGGTCTCGCCCTTCCCCCTGCAGAGAGAGGGCAGGCCTGCTGGGGGGCTGGGGTCTCGCCCTTCCCCCTGCAGAGAGAGGGCAGGCCTGCTGGGGGGCTGGGGTCTCGCCCTTCCCCCTGCAGAGAGAGGGCAGGcctgctggggggctggggggctgcccCTCGGCTGCCATCTACTCCGAGAACGTGCCGCACCTGCTCACCCAGGTAGCAGGCAACCCTCCCAGCCCTACACCCACGTCCAGGCATGAGCCCCCCATCCCAGGGCACAGCCTCCCTTGATGGAGTCTGGCCCAACCAGatcccttccagcctccaggtcCCCTGTTTACTTCCCACATGGGCAATCCTGGGGCAGAGGACCTGAGGCCACACGGCCCGTGCCGCTCTGGAGCGGCACTCCCCGCTTCctttcatcccacccctcctctgAGCCTCCCTCTGGGGCCGCCCTCTTTCCTAGCCTGGAGCAACGGTTTCTTCCTCTGGGTCCCGAGGACACTCCTTAATGGCCAAGAACAGGTTGTCTGGGTCAGCGGGACACTTCCTGGGTGTCCCTTCTGACTCACTAGAGTCAGAGCCTTGGGAGCGGGACTGGGGGTGGTCATCATCAAATATGCCTGGGCCGCACCCCACAAGCGACAGGCATCGACGCCCCCGCGGACAGGAGCGCTGGAAAAATGTGTGCAGAGGTAGGTCCCATCTGGGAGCGGGGGTGGGGCGTGATAGGGGGCTGGTCTCGCTGTCACCTCCAGCTACTGCTGGGCATCCCAGTGACTGCCCTCTGGCCTCTCCAGTCACGCCCTGAAACCAACTTCTCCAGTTGGGTGAGGAATGTGGGTGTGAGGGCAGCTGGGGCCCCTCCAGGACCGGGGGAAGGGGGCCTAGGCTCTCCCCAGGCCTTGCCTGGCCCCCTGCccgctcctctcctccccacagctGGGGCCACCTATCCCTCAGCCTGCTCCGTAGCTGGCCCTGACCTTGTGTCTTGCCCAAGAGGTCACATCTTGGGGAACTGCCCCCTGGGGAACAGGACAGGGCCGGCTTTGCACGCTGTGCCTGCCTGACCCTGGTCTGGGCCCAGGCCTACTCTGGGGGCCCAGACTggtctggggggcggggggtgagaGCATCCGTACTTGCCAGCTGTATCCTGCTCCCATTTCTCAAACAACGCCTTCCGGGCCTGCGCCCCCGAGGTGCGGGGCAGCGTCTGCGACCTCACCAGCTCCCGGCGACGCTCCCCCTGCCGATGGGCCTGGGTCGTGGCTGGCGGCTGCGGGGATGGGAGAGACTCGGGTGGCGTCACCAGAGGTGGGCTGAGGAGAGAACCACGGAGTCAGGAACACAGACCCGCCCATCACTAGCTCACCTGGGCCCCGGGCCCCCCACCCCACTGAGTGTAGAATGAGGCAGCAACCAGGCTACAGGCAGGGAGGAAGCACCACTTGCTCTAGTCCCCAACCGGTTCTGCAGCTTTTCCAAACTGAGCTGCTGTCCGAGGCAGGCCTGGCCGGCAGCGGGCCCCTCTCTGAGCATCGTCACCCCTCGCAGGTGTCCGTGCCTGGGctgagcggggtgggggtgggggcatccTCCTCGCGGGAGGTGTACGCAGAACCGGCCTCACCAGGACCAGGCCCCCTCCTCACCACCACGAAAAAGACCCCCTTTGTTTCTCCCCTGCAACAGTTTTCCAGAAAGCCACAATTCTCCTTTTATTACTGAAAGGGGGGACAAAAGCCAAGCCAGCCTCTATCCCCAGCTCCGATCACAATCCGGTGGGCCTGGGGGAGCATGGGGACAACCACAGGCCAGGAGGCAGCAGACCTGCCCCAGCCTAGAGACGTCCTCAGCCGCGGGCGGAAAGCAGGATGGGTGGAGAGGAAAGTGGGAGATCGCCCCACGCTCCATCCTCCTGTGGGGACTGAGACACCCCCTCCAATCTTTGCACAGACTTCCTTTCAAGGGTCCTAAGAGAAACCAGCCCGAggccctatatatatatatattctccaaACAAAACCCTCCACCTAGCCCCGCGGCCTCATGTCCTCTGCTCAAACCCCACCCATTGACGCTGCTCTCCCTTGGAACCAAGCCCAGGAGGGTGCCTCATCCTGGGTCAGCATGGGAGCTCCCTGCAGGGGCCCGGGCAGCCCGAGTTCAAGGCAAAGTCCAGACGCTGCCTGGGGAGGGCTGACCTCCCCCCACCGGGGACTGGGGCCCCGACTCACCTGCCGTTGTTCCTGCTGGCCGTCACTGCCCCGTAGCCAGAGCTGGATAAAGACCGTGGGAGAGAAGAATTCTTCTCTTCGGGACAAAGCAAGGGAGAGAAGTAACAAACCCTGGCCTCTCAGAGGGTCACCACTGCCAGCCTCCCTTCCTCTGACCTGGCCCTGTGCCGTTTACCCAGCGTCActcagggcaggggcaggacccCTGGGCTAAGCTGGGCCTGCCTCGGCCAACAGTTGAGGAGAAAGGATGCTGGGAACATACAGCAATGACATAAAAGAGGCCTTTTAAAGtgtcccccgcccccagccccgcttTTGAGAGCACAGAGCCCAGGGCCTCTTGTGCTACGTATCCAGCAAACACTTTGTTCCCGAGCCCTCATTCTGGAAACCCACACAGCCCAACCCCAGGACACACCACTGAGGCCTGACCCCAGGCCCAAGACAGGCCCCGGGGACCACGCCAAAGTGTGCAGGGTAAGAGGCCACCTTCTAACCACAGCCTCGACCTGCAGTAAAAGCCACAGTCGCCTCCCGTGGGGGACGAGGCCACTTTACAGCATCTCTGGGGGGAGGAGCCGGGAAAGATGAGCCCCATTTGATGGAGCAGATGAGCTAGGGAAGGGGGTCACAGTGACAGCAGAGGGGGGCTGGGGCTTGCCCAGGTTTCCTGAGTCTCTTGCcaactgcccccagcccctgccctccctcccagttTGAGGCCATGCCCTCCTGCTCCTACCAGTGGGACTGGGAGTCCAGGGTGTGGTGGCCTCGCTGGGGCTGAGGCCCCCCAGGACGGCGGCAGACGTGGGCGAGAGAGCTGCGGCTGACGTCTCCCCAGAGAACCTCTCGGAGACTCGCGTGATAGCCGTGACTGGCTGGTGAGGCAGCCGCAAGGAGAGGCTCGCAGGGCGAGGCTTGGGGGGTTCTGGTGCCGGGACAGTTTGGGTGGTCTCAGGGGGTCCATCACCTGGACCTGGAACATGGGACCAGCAGGGTTGGGGGTGTCAGTCGTGGCATCCACAGGGGCCTCAGACCCTCCCAGGAGGACTCCAGTCTCTGTGAaccttcctcccacctcctccaggaaggcctccctgaCCACTCCAGCCTCCCTGACCTCCCCCTGCTGCGGACGTCTCGCTGCTCCAACCAGAGCTGGCGTCTGCTCCAACTTTCCCTCATAAACAGTTCAATAAATAGTCGCCTATCAGTCCACTTTCTACCCTGTTCAGTGCTTGGATAATTCCTCAGCCCCTGCTTGCATTCCTCCAGAAACAGGGAAGCTCACCACCTTCTGAGatctctcattttcttctgtgtttacACAGTTCTACTTCACACTGAATGAGGCTGCTCTCCTGGCAGCCTCCCCACCTGCTGGGGTTTAGGCTCAAGTCCTCCATCCCTGACAAGGGGTGGCCTGGCCCAGAGGCATGGCCAAGGCCCTGACCCCAAAGCTACCCAGCCCGCTCTCCTCTGCCGTCAGCCCTACCTGCCCCAGGCTGGTGCCCGTTCTCGACGATGCACGAGTCTGAGGTCCTTCTCATCTCCGACTCTCCGGCCTCGTCATGGTGATCCATGCTCTACAGAGAGACAAACACCACCGAGGCCTAGTCAGCCGGGGCCAGCTGCCCGCACCCCCTGTGACCCCCCTGGTTCTGACAGGGCAAACAACAGTCAATTTTGAGAGAGACAGCCCCAGGAAGGTACAGTGatgggccaaggtcacacaggactCAGTCTCACAAGTTGAGCCCCCAGGATCCTGGAGGCAAACACCTCCACGGGGCTCATCCCAGGCCCCCAAAATGCTAGGGACAAATGTCAAGACTGGGAGTTCTGAAAGCGTGTGCAAGGCGCCCTACCCCTTCCCCCAGGCTGGACCAGATGCCTGGGGTCCGGAGAGCCTGGCCCTTGCTCGTCCCGGGGGCTGCCTGTGTGGGAGCAGCCCAAACCCAGCGACATAAGGTCCTTCCGGGCCAACAATGGGCCCAGGAGCCCTCACGCTGCAGGGTCACAAGATTTGCCTGGATGTCCAGAGCACAGAGGCCTGATTGGCTCCATGGGGCCCCTCCATCTCCTCTGGGCTACAGCAGTGGGGGGTGTCATGCAGAGAGAGAGCCAAGACCAAGAGCCAGCAGGCAACCTGGCATCCTGGCTGTGCCGCCAGCCACCAGGTGACCCAGGTCAGGTCGTGCCCCCTCTGGGTCGGTTTCCCTGTTGGAGATGAGGGAGTAGGTTATGCAAAACCTTGCCAAGCGTCAGGTCCTTTTTCTGGGCATGCCACTTAGACCAACTTGCTTCTGTCCCCCCAGGAAGATGCCaccacacccattttacagatgggacctGAGGGCTGAGAGAGGGATGTGTGCAGTCCAGGTTACACAGTGAGAAACAGCTGAGATGTGTGGCCAGGAGGGATGTTGTCCTCAACCTTGGCTCTGCCCTGGTCACAGTGAGGAAGGCTGGAGGGCTCAGAGCATCTGTGAGGCTGGTAGGGTCTGCCCTGCAAGAGGAGAACACAGGCAGACCCCGATCCGGGGCTCTACTAAGAGCCCACGATGAGTGGCTTGAGAGGTGGCCGTACCTCTCCTTAGACAACTCCAGACTACCTAGCCCCCTTGTCTACCAGGTTCCCAGAATGACAAAGGCCCATCCTTGGCCCCCGACGGCTCAGCTATCACTGCAACCAGTGCAAGAGGTGTTCACCCCGCCATGGGGGGGGATCAGTCTGGTGGGGGAGCCAGGGCTGTGAGCAGATGATATCAAGCCAGCATGAGGGTGTGTGCCTAAGACAGACTTCATCCAGCCCCGTGGGCCAGGAAGGGCCTCCCAGAGGCAGGGGTAGCTGAGAGCCAGTCTAGAGTAAGCTAGGTGGGACCAGGAGTGGAAGCGACCAGTATCTGCCAAAGCAGATAGACAACAAGGCACAAAGCATTCTGATCTGGTGGCTGGAGAAGCACCATGCAGCCCAAGGTGCCAGCCTGGAGAACGTGGACTTGACTCCTTGGACAAGAAGGAACTGAAGGTTGTCAGCTGTGTTTTAGGACCATCCTTCAGAAGCCAGTGACATAGTGCCATGGAAGGGGTCGACCAGATGGCCAGTCACCTCACTAGTCCCACATGGGGACctggggaggagagatggggcaGTGAAAAAGGACTCAAAGGCTTGGGGAGAGTAAGTGGATATGGAGGGATGGGGGAGTCACACCTCTTTCAAGCCTGGGCTTTGGGCCCAGCTGACTTGACTATGGCGGTGGGGGGGGATCGGTGGGAAAATAAGAACTTCAGTTTGGGACATGGTGAGTGTAAGGTGTCCTTGGGGCATCAGGGGGTTGAGGTCAGGAGGCAGCTGGATATTTGAGTCTGAAGTTTAAGAGGAAGGATGGACAAATGATGGAGAAACAGGCGTCTCACATCTGGAGCACAGCAGAGGAAGAGCAGGCTCGGGGCCGATGGGGCCTGCGATGGGCACCACACCTGGGGGCAGAAGAGGTACCTGCAGAAGAGAATAAGAAGCAGCGGCCAGAGGGGGGAGGAAGAAAACCAGAAGAACGTGGAGAAAGGCAGGTGGAAGTGTGTCGAGAAGGCTGGCGTGTCAGCGGCTCCAAAGGTAGCCTCAGGTCAAGAAAAAGAAGGTCAAGACGAGATCTAAAAAGGTCCTTTGGGTTTAGCAAAAAAAAGAGGTTCTTGGTGACAGTTCAGGAGCTGAatcagaggtgggggtgggtgcaGGAGACAGCCTCAGGGAGAGATGGAGACACGGAACCTGCAGCCatgaggggcggggggaggggctcTGGACGAGGTAGAACAATGTTTATAGGCTGCGAGAAAGGCTCCAGCCGGGTGATGGGACCCTCTGTGCAGTGGGGACCCTGGGGAAGTGGGAGAGGACAGGACTCGAGCCTGGGGCGAGCCTGGGCTTGGAGGGGAGGTGACTCCTCCAACTTCCAATTCAGGAGGATGGAGCGGGACAGGTCGGCCCCACTCGTGGGAACACTGGAGAAGAGGGGGCAACTCCTGACACCTCAGAGTGGAGAGGGCACCCCTAGAGCCTAACCTGAAGCCAGCTCGGCAGAGGGAGGAGAAACAGCCAGTCCATCCTgaacccagcccccacccgtcacCAGGGCGCTCAGCTCTGGGGGCTTCACGTCCTGCCCGCCCACTCTACTCTGGTCCAACAGGTTCCGCAGGTCTAGGTGGAGGTCTGGAGGGCCCGGCCACTGGTGAAACCATTTTCCCAGGAATGTGGGTCTCTCTGGGCAGCCCCCCCCTCCGCCGCAGACGCCTAGCCCCCG contains:
- the SMTNL2 gene encoding smoothelin-like protein 2 isoform X2, whose protein sequence is MEPCPAPEQPYPDVVTVDQEITQLRSYNRCKKFQAKIPQSMDHHDEAGESEMRRTSDSCIVENGHQPGAGPGDGPPETTQTVPAPEPPKPRPASLSLRLPHQPVTAITRVSERFSGETSAAALSPTSAAVLGGLSPSEATTPWTPSPTEKNSSLPRSLSSSGYGAVTASRNNGSPPLVTPPESLPSPQPPATTQAHRQGERRRELVRSQTLPRTSGAQARKALFEKWEQDTAGKGKGETRAKLKRSQSFGVASASSIKQILLEWCRNKTLGYQHVDLQNFSSSWSDGMAFCALVHSFFPDAFDYNALSPAQRRQNFELAFTMAENLANCERLIEVEDMMVMGRKPDPMCVFTYVQSLYNHLRRFE
- the SMTNL2 gene encoding smoothelin-like protein 2 isoform X1; the protein is MEPAPDAEEARTVREALGRYEAALEGAVRALHEDMQGLQRGVEQRVAEALHLAGPLARTVTELQRDNQRLQAQLERLTRQVEALGLTTGLAPAPGTPSPPPAPGVPDRAPRLGAARFASHATFSLSGRGQSMDHHDEAGESEMRRTSDSCIVENGHQPGAGPGDGPPETTQTVPAPEPPKPRPASLSLRLPHQPVTAITRVSERFSGETSAAALSPTSAAVLGGLSPSEATTPWTPSPTEKNSSLPRSLSSSGYGAVTASRNNGSPPLVTPPESLPSPQPPATTQAHRQGERRRELVRSQTLPRTSGAQARKALFEKWEQDTAGKGKGETRAKLKRSQSFGVASASSIKQILLEWCRNKTLGYQHVDLQNFSSSWSDGMAFCALVHSFFPDAFDYNALSPAQRRQNFELAFTMAENLANCERLIEVEDMMVMGRKPDPMCVFTYVQSLYNHLRRFE